The Solibacillus daqui genome has a segment encoding these proteins:
- a CDS encoding MrcB family domain-containing protein, with protein sequence MSIQSNLKGLREKSGMSLTQAAQKMGTSKSNLSKMENNEDMVLTINSLMKASAAYDVPLAKILDIPFISKQNLGIATEVIEFIPTLISFMEKYPNARDKEELKNHPLGKVLKDEIVPYISKGTGLDMTKYTITPSMGKGRFAEVPWICVFDDEISKSATKGYYVVLLFSPAGNEVFISLNQGVTFFEQRYNKKGLPGNYIEKLQKVAEFWKDKLKFSNERISKSPIHLKGSGKLAKGYEAGHIAGASLTINDLQKVNSKEVFEVILELLGGLMQIKPQLSLYGGFDGMNASILLEDDQLYLDEFEEELEKEQQVIEKISKEQKEYNFDELVLEPGADALPPIEQNKGKKQYPRSASEAAKALQRANHTCEVDSTHTTFISAVTGEMFMELHHIIPLHVQHKFEKSLDTFSNIACLCSTDHRLLHHGLFEEKVGILRKLYEDRVEEWKVKGIYIEFDELLTYYK encoded by the coding sequence ATGTCTATTCAATCAAATTTAAAAGGTTTACGTGAAAAGTCAGGAATGAGCTTAACGCAAGCTGCACAAAAAATGGGTACTTCAAAGTCGAATTTGTCTAAGATGGAAAACAACGAAGATATGGTTCTTACAATTAATAGCCTAATGAAAGCTAGTGCAGCTTACGATGTGCCTTTAGCAAAGATCCTTGATATACCATTCATTAGTAAGCAGAATTTAGGTATAGCTACTGAAGTTATAGAGTTTATACCTACATTAATTTCATTTATGGAGAAGTATCCGAATGCACGTGATAAAGAAGAATTGAAAAATCATCCGTTAGGAAAAGTGCTAAAGGATGAGATCGTTCCTTATATATCTAAGGGTACCGGATTAGACATGACTAAATACACGATTACACCGTCTATGGGGAAAGGCCGTTTCGCGGAGGTACCTTGGATTTGTGTTTTTGATGATGAGATTTCTAAATCTGCTACTAAAGGCTACTACGTAGTTTTACTCTTTAGTCCGGCAGGTAATGAAGTATTCATTTCTTTAAATCAAGGTGTTACATTCTTTGAACAACGATATAACAAAAAAGGTTTACCCGGAAATTATATTGAAAAGCTTCAAAAGGTAGCTGAGTTTTGGAAAGATAAACTTAAGTTTTCTAATGAGAGAATTTCGAAAAGTCCTATTCATTTAAAAGGTTCGGGTAAATTAGCGAAGGGTTATGAAGCGGGACATATTGCTGGAGCTTCGTTAACAATTAATGATCTACAAAAAGTTAATTCGAAAGAAGTTTTTGAAGTCATTTTAGAATTATTAGGTGGTCTAATGCAGATTAAACCGCAACTTTCTTTATACGGTGGCTTCGATGGAATGAATGCTTCTATTTTATTAGAAGATGATCAGCTTTACTTAGATGAATTCGAAGAAGAGCTTGAAAAAGAACAACAAGTAATTGAAAAAATTTCGAAAGAGCAAAAGGAATATAATTTTGACGAATTAGTTTTAGAACCTGGAGCAGATGCTTTACCCCCTATTGAACAAAATAAAGGGAAGAAACAATATCCACGAAGCGCATCAGAGGCTGCGAAGGCATTACAACGAGCAAACCATACTTGTGAAGTAGATTCGACTCACACTACATTTATATCAGCCGTGACAGGGGAAATGTTCATGGAGCTACATCATATCATTCCGTTACACGTTCAGCACAAGTTTGAAAAGTCGCTCGATACTTTCTCAAACATCGCGTGTTTATGTTCGACAGATCACAGATTATTACATCACGGTTTATTTGAAGAAAAAGTAGGTATTTTGCGAAAGCTTTACGAAGATCGCGTAGAAGAGTGGAAGGTGAAAGGAATATACATTGAATTTGATGAGTTGTTAACTTATTACAAGTAA
- a CDS encoding AAA domain-containing protein yields MAPKTIAAVQTRCHILLTNTAREAMKEHVPDEHAFFNLQQYFIVAIEKVSVDDEQLHITIYFDNEKNLKLKNKFDERVVIMDCVFDKKNGLVAKSFRTRGKGTPVVTNRRATMKLHFVASRISGHTYNESFMKVLDELPIAQERFDYVNKRISSWEGYLKVLNKNADIEDIHARFSNVTFDADFSHATFRISNLDNKQWKQLDGLSARLRGYIQEIGDVAKVRRNENTVEIALKPFYSNLARRNELHFQSEDIEFSNAATKSQLKRLLKGFERLKEGLAANANLETILFEDKPTIAERKSTIPLDFHNRLNEYQQQAVEGAMSAEDLYVIQGPPGTGKTTVISEICYQNAKAGLKTLVASQSNLAVDNALSRLLSNKDIRILRYGRTESIEEEGKKFIEENVASYWQQQTFEAIGHEISLHTKKEQLLFAEIEEKTIEITALEQEQTALQQQIEQKEAAKAELHVLAEKINALKKELTVCKKELEENERKLEKLQQTHLSVEEAVSNFEQQRTDSSTLAQLDEKEQQLTKQQTELKLQMEQSQLRTQFEQFQSRKQAVMTKIERANETANVDPLIEKIASLKKVYEIEEFMQQYEIRRNYAMDRLLTALDRIQPQMEQYKPIKDVIERLEKALKYSETALGIQVNAEQLAMNHHYSLEEVQEFLTKLSRAFAERKVNVQNGARSIQGIHLRMQYMEQLNEKYMDAIRETVLIFEKLKEEIILQFKEQNDVKLELLTKLQTEATTYDNQMQALKDRIDDSIDITQTVPQLQETLASIELEQVKVETQRQNREKLDTQFAKKSEEITVLNEQIALGTTTVEEMTARFKAFNSEGVQHEKRRTELELLTKSNPEQAILEVNAQIERLQEMIATLQVKIDLLPVTAELQNEWHGLLNEANEHDLDEIRKLYVKHANVIGTTCVASANKEFMDNYPTFDVVIIDEVSKATPPELLLPMLKGAKIILVGDHHQLPPLVGDATFEETLEQVVKESTTFEEKRELEKLLEESLFERLYNNLPQQNKTMLALQYRMHANIMETITPFYEQESERLQCGLEDSDAVRDHYLTTSKISRHHHLLWLDIANEQANFELRMKEGSSLYNEAELDQIKAQLIEINDATAQAKADGLIEPDACKSVGVISFYAEQVKRINRLIEQELHVPHLHIRTGSVDKFQGMEMDVILVSMVRNHENERGDIGFAKDYRRLNVALSRARELLIMIGSSKMFTERPKAEKVRTMYGHVLDTVKQQNGYYAV; encoded by the coding sequence ATGGCACCGAAAACAATCGCCGCAGTGCAAACTAGATGTCACATTTTATTAACAAATACCGCGCGTGAAGCGATGAAGGAGCATGTTCCAGATGAACACGCCTTTTTTAATTTACAGCAATATTTCATTGTTGCGATTGAAAAAGTATCCGTTGATGATGAACAACTACACATAACAATTTATTTCGACAATGAAAAAAACTTAAAACTAAAAAACAAATTTGATGAGCGCGTTGTCATCATGGACTGCGTGTTTGATAAAAAAAATGGACTTGTTGCCAAAAGCTTCCGTACTCGTGGGAAAGGCACACCGGTTGTCACAAATCGTCGTGCTACGATGAAACTACATTTTGTTGCATCACGCATTAGTGGTCATACATACAATGAATCTTTTATGAAAGTACTAGATGAGTTACCAATTGCACAGGAACGCTTTGACTATGTAAACAAACGGATTTCGAGCTGGGAAGGGTATTTAAAAGTGTTAAATAAAAACGCGGATATTGAAGATATTCATGCGCGTTTTTCGAATGTCACTTTTGATGCTGACTTTAGCCATGCGACATTTCGTATTTCAAATTTAGACAATAAGCAATGGAAGCAGTTAGATGGATTGAGTGCTCGGTTGCGCGGCTATATTCAAGAAATTGGCGATGTAGCGAAAGTTCGCCGCAATGAAAATACAGTCGAAATTGCATTGAAGCCGTTTTACAGTAACTTAGCGCGTAGAAATGAATTACATTTCCAATCGGAGGACATCGAATTTTCTAATGCAGCAACGAAATCGCAGTTAAAGCGCTTATTGAAAGGGTTTGAGCGTTTAAAAGAAGGCTTAGCTGCCAATGCCAATTTAGAAACGATTCTGTTTGAAGACAAGCCAACTATTGCCGAGCGCAAATCAACCATTCCACTTGATTTTCATAATCGACTCAATGAATATCAGCAGCAGGCAGTTGAAGGGGCAATGAGCGCTGAGGATTTATATGTTATTCAGGGCCCACCAGGTACGGGGAAAACGACTGTTATTTCAGAAATTTGCTATCAAAATGCGAAGGCGGGTTTGAAAACGCTTGTCGCCTCGCAGTCCAACTTAGCCGTTGATAACGCACTTAGCCGTCTCCTATCAAATAAGGATATTCGCATCTTACGTTATGGTCGAACGGAAAGTATTGAAGAAGAAGGCAAGAAATTCATCGAGGAAAATGTAGCAAGTTATTGGCAGCAGCAAACATTTGAGGCAATTGGTCACGAAATCTCTTTACACACGAAAAAAGAGCAATTATTATTCGCCGAAATAGAAGAAAAAACGATAGAAATTACAGCGCTAGAACAAGAACAAACAGCGCTCCAACAGCAAATCGAGCAAAAAGAAGCTGCTAAAGCCGAGCTTCATGTATTAGCCGAAAAAATTAACGCGTTGAAAAAAGAGCTCACAGTCTGTAAAAAAGAGCTAGAAGAGAATGAACGCAAGCTAGAAAAGCTACAGCAAACACATCTATCTGTCGAGGAAGCCGTAAGTAATTTTGAACAGCAGCGAACGGACAGCTCAACACTGGCTCAATTAGATGAAAAAGAACAGCAATTAACTAAACAACAAACCGAATTAAAGCTGCAAATGGAGCAAAGTCAGCTCCGTACTCAATTTGAACAATTCCAATCTCGAAAACAAGCCGTAATGACAAAAATTGAGCGTGCCAATGAAACCGCGAATGTTGATCCACTTATTGAAAAAATAGCTTCACTCAAAAAGGTGTATGAAATTGAAGAGTTTATGCAACAGTATGAGATTCGCCGAAATTATGCGATGGACCGATTACTTACAGCGCTCGATCGCATTCAGCCGCAAATGGAGCAATACAAGCCGATAAAAGACGTAATCGAACGACTAGAAAAGGCGTTGAAATATAGTGAAACCGCGCTTGGTATCCAAGTGAATGCTGAGCAGTTAGCGATGAATCACCATTATTCATTAGAAGAGGTGCAGGAATTTTTAACGAAGCTTAGCCGTGCATTTGCTGAACGCAAAGTGAATGTGCAAAATGGTGCACGTTCGATTCAGGGCATTCATTTACGTATGCAATACATGGAGCAGCTAAATGAAAAATATATGGACGCCATTCGTGAAACCGTGCTTATTTTTGAAAAGCTAAAAGAAGAAATCATTTTACAATTCAAAGAGCAAAATGACGTGAAGTTGGAGCTCTTAACAAAGCTACAAACGGAAGCTACAACGTATGACAACCAAATGCAAGCACTAAAAGATCGCATCGATGATTCAATCGACATTACGCAAACCGTGCCACAATTACAAGAAACTTTGGCATCAATTGAGCTTGAGCAAGTGAAGGTTGAAACGCAGCGCCAAAACCGCGAAAAGCTTGATACTCAATTTGCAAAAAAATCAGAGGAAATTACTGTGCTCAACGAACAAATTGCACTCGGCACAACAACAGTCGAGGAAATGACAGCTCGATTTAAAGCCTTTAACAGCGAGGGCGTACAACATGAAAAACGTCGCACGGAGCTAGAGTTATTAACAAAATCAAATCCAGAGCAAGCGATTCTTGAAGTCAATGCACAAATAGAACGTTTACAAGAAATGATTGCTACATTGCAAGTTAAAATCGACTTATTACCTGTAACAGCAGAGCTACAAAATGAGTGGCATGGTTTATTAAACGAAGCAAATGAGCATGATTTAGACGAAATTCGCAAGTTATATGTTAAACACGCAAATGTGATTGGTACAACTTGTGTAGCATCGGCTAATAAAGAGTTCATGGATAATTATCCAACTTTTGATGTCGTAATTATTGACGAGGTATCAAAAGCAACGCCTCCTGAATTACTGTTACCAATGCTAAAAGGGGCAAAAATTATCCTAGTAGGAGATCATCATCAGCTACCACCACTTGTCGGTGACGCCACATTTGAGGAAACATTAGAGCAAGTCGTGAAGGAAAGTACGACATTTGAAGAAAAACGTGAGCTTGAAAAGTTACTAGAGGAATCATTATTTGAACGCTTGTATAATAATTTACCGCAGCAAAACAAAACAATGTTAGCGTTACAATATCGTATGCATGCAAATATTATGGAGACGATTACTCCATTTTACGAGCAGGAATCTGAACGCCTACAATGCGGCTTAGAAGATTCTGATGCCGTACGTGATCATTATTTAACGACTTCAAAAATTTCACGCCATCATCATTTACTATGGCTAGATATTGCGAATGAGCAGGCAAACTTTGAACTACGTATGAAAGAAGGTTCGAGTTTATATAATGAAGCTGAGCTAGATCAAATTAAAGCGCAGTTAATCGAAATAAATGATGCGACGGCACAAGCGAAGGCAGACGGTTTAATCGAGCCGGATGCTTGTAAATCAGTTGGTGTTATCTCATTCTACGCTGAACAAGTAAAGCGAATTAATCGATTAATTGAGCAGGAGCTTCATGTGCCACACTTACACATTCGAACAGGTTCTGTCGATAAGTTCCAAGGAATGGAGATGGATGTGATACTCGTTAGTATGGTGCGGAACCATGAAAATGAGCGCGGTGATATTGGATTTGCAAAGGATTATCGTCGTTTAAATGTTGCATTATCGCGCGCGCGTGAGCTACTGATTATGATTGGTAGTAGTAAAATGTTTACTGAGCGCCCGAAAGCTGAAAAAGTACGTACAATGTATGGACATGTATTAGATACCGTAAAGCAGCAAAACGGTTATTACGCGGTTTAA
- a CDS encoding tyrosine-type recombinase/integrase, producing the protein MADSYSKDAMAFICEKYEIRRRIKTHGLRHTFASILLSRNVPLITVAEMLGDHPNTVGSIYAHSLIKKNQMQAILLMRL; encoded by the coding sequence ATTGCAGATAGCTATTCAAAAGACGCAATGGCCTTTATTTGCGAAAAATATGAAATCCGCCGCCGTATTAAAACGCATGGGTTGCGTCATACATTTGCGTCAATACTTCTTTCGAGAAATGTACCTTTAATAACTGTGGCCGAAATGCTGGGCGATCACCCTAACACAGTCGGAAGTATTTATGCTCATTCCCTTATAAAAAAGAATCAGATGCAAGCGATATTATTAATGCGATTATGA
- a CDS encoding acyl-CoA thioesterase, with translation MFISETTVEVRYAETDQMGVVYHANYLIWCELGRTKIVKDLGFDYAKLEEDGFLSPVMDFSIQYKAAMRYGQTATVRTWIEEHTNLRTTYGYEILHEDGTVAVTAKSVHILVKKENFRPVALKKIDPDWDAKYAEVAKN, from the coding sequence ATGTTTATTTCAGAAACAACAGTAGAAGTACGCTATGCCGAGACCGATCAGATGGGTGTTGTGTATCATGCCAATTATTTAATTTGGTGCGAGCTAGGGCGTACGAAAATTGTGAAGGATTTGGGTTTTGATTATGCAAAACTTGAAGAGGATGGCTTTTTATCGCCGGTAATGGATTTTTCAATTCAATACAAGGCGGCAATGCGTTACGGTCAAACAGCAACTGTTCGTACGTGGATTGAAGAACACACAAATTTACGTACTACATATGGCTATGAAATTTTACATGAAGATGGCACTGTTGCGGTTACAGCGAAGTCGGTTCATATTTTGGTGAAAAAAGAAAATTTCCGTCCAGTCGCATTAAAGAAGATTGATCCGGATTGGGATGCCAAATACGCAGAAGTTGCAAAAAATTAA
- a CDS encoding DEAD/DEAH box helicase family protein, giving the protein MIKFNVGENFTNVINCEDIGKWEGNVIFEGGTGTGKTYFVLNKFYEYCLKNKLRVLFICNRLQLADEVRLEIKDKGKSNIEVMTYQHIEDRVKNSIEIVGDYDWVVCDEFHHVLEIYDLYTDLSYKWIISHSAQKLFMSATCEGLFNLLIHSGQVKNEQRYYIPKDYSYVDQVIFYTRKSAYLDIIKDKLENTDDKLIYFTNSMIEAIELYEQFKEIATFFCSKWTKDTKAKKLLSENIGKLHNQDFEGRLLITTTALDVGISLSSYAIKHIICNIFDYSQLIQCLGRKRCINKGNHKYIEGLEDSCTYYIRNYPNGQLNIRKSNYLEEMALFKNDRSAFDSKYLNNREFKNPYINYNSMKGEWEINDIAYLKLLENEANLQLMMGWVDKKGNKIIGIGYKEFIIDKLDCPSSIVVDYEGFEQQKQKVILTNYLDGIVGEKLFKNEQKALRNQFEISGLKGKRTLGINTLNGYLKDCNMPYQIVNKQTSIRVSGKVKSKRYWQVIKEKDD; this is encoded by the coding sequence ATGATTAAATTTAATGTTGGAGAAAATTTTACAAATGTTATAAATTGTGAAGATATAGGAAAATGGGAAGGGAATGTAATTTTTGAGGGAGGGACGGGGACAGGGAAAACGTACTTTGTACTTAATAAATTTTATGAATATTGTTTAAAAAATAAATTGAGAGTACTTTTTATCTGTAATCGTTTACAACTGGCGGATGAAGTTAGATTAGAAATTAAAGACAAAGGAAAATCAAATATAGAAGTAATGACATATCAACACATTGAAGATAGGGTGAAAAATAGTATTGAAATTGTTGGGGATTATGATTGGGTTGTTTGTGATGAATTTCATCATGTACTTGAAATATATGATTTGTATACTGATTTGTCATATAAGTGGATTATAAGCCATTCAGCACAGAAGTTATTTATGAGTGCAACTTGTGAAGGGCTATTTAATCTATTAATACATTCAGGGCAAGTTAAAAACGAGCAGCGTTATTATATACCTAAGGATTATAGTTACGTAGATCAGGTGATATTTTACACACGTAAATCTGCATATTTGGATATCATTAAAGATAAGTTGGAAAATACAGATGATAAGTTAATCTATTTCACTAATTCAATGATTGAAGCGATTGAATTATATGAGCAATTTAAGGAAATAGCAACGTTTTTTTGCTCTAAATGGACAAAGGATACCAAAGCAAAGAAATTACTTTCTGAAAATATAGGAAAGTTACACAATCAGGATTTTGAGGGTAGGCTTTTAATTACAACTACTGCGTTAGATGTTGGCATTTCACTAAGTTCATATGCGATCAAACATATCATTTGTAATATTTTTGATTATTCTCAATTAATACAGTGTTTGGGAAGAAAAAGATGTATTAATAAGGGTAATCACAAATATATAGAAGGACTTGAGGATAGCTGTACTTATTATATTCGTAATTATCCAAACGGGCAATTAAACATAAGAAAATCCAATTATTTAGAAGAAATGGCATTGTTTAAAAATGATAGAAGTGCGTTTGATAGTAAATATTTGAATAATCGAGAATTTAAAAATCCATATATAAATTATAATAGTATGAAAGGTGAATGGGAAATCAATGACATAGCTTATTTGAAGTTATTGGAAAATGAAGCTAATTTACAGCTCATGATGGGTTGGGTTGATAAAAAAGGGAACAAAATAATCGGGATTGGGTATAAAGAATTTATTATAGATAAACTAGATTGTCCTAGTTCAATTGTTGTAGATTATGAGGGTTTTGAACAGCAAAAACAAAAAGTCATATTGACTAATTATCTAGATGGTATTGTTGGTGAAAAGTTATTTAAAAATGAGCAGAAAGCATTAAGGAATCAATTTGAAATTAGTGGATTGAAGGGGAAGAGGACATTAGGGATAAATACATTAAACGGATACTTGAAAGATTGTAATATGCCTTATCAAATTGTAAACAAACAAACTTCGATACGTGTTAGTGGAAAAGTAAAATCAAAAAGGTATTGGCAAGTAATAAAAGAAAAAGACGATTGA
- a CDS encoding recombinase family protein, which produces MTISFGYIRVSTKEQNLDRQFEAVIPYVTSEDYIYSDKASGKDMERDGFQNMIKAMRSGDTLFIKSIDRLGRNKELIKEYLELFKKKEVRVKIIDIPTTMQDRPKEEEWIIDMINNIIIEVYTSMAEQERHTIRQRQREGIEIAKSKGKHLGRPILELPNNWNKFYKQWKNGNLKAVEFMQLVGMNKSTFYKKVKEYECTL; this is translated from the coding sequence GTGACAATTTCGTTTGGTTATATTCGTGTATCAACTAAAGAACAGAATTTAGATAGACAGTTTGAAGCTGTAATTCCATATGTGACAAGTGAGGATTACATTTACAGTGATAAAGCTAGTGGAAAAGATATGGAACGCGATGGGTTCCAAAATATGATAAAAGCAATGAGAAGTGGTGATACACTATTTATCAAGTCAATTGATCGCTTAGGACGTAATAAAGAACTAATCAAGGAGTATTTAGAGCTGTTTAAAAAGAAGGAAGTACGCGTAAAGATTATTGATATTCCAACGACAATGCAAGATAGACCAAAAGAAGAAGAATGGATTATTGATATGATTAACAATATTATAATTGAAGTATACACATCAATGGCAGAACAAGAACGTCACACAATTAGGCAACGTCAGAGGGAAGGAATTGAAATTGCAAAATCGAAAGGTAAGCACTTAGGGCGACCAATATTAGAACTTCCTAACAATTGGAATAAGTTTTATAAACAATGGAAAAATGGCAATTTGAAAGCAGTTGAGTTTATGCAATTGGTAGGAATGAATAAATCTACTTTTTACAAGAAAGTAAAAGAGTATGAATGTACTTTATGA
- a CDS encoding HNH endonuclease produces MKYRFTIGTNYTRKDVKTKVGHPNPGINRDDWATGYTTYRDCYFIFATTETAGRTGHDYPNILTKDELYWFSKNNHTLDTFSIKQMMSGNHEVYIFTREDSSDVNFIFKGLGYVKDFEDGKPAHIVWGFIEDLDEIPEKYIANKRKQFIEGAKKESTITRYERNSKARNECLDHYGYGCQVCEMKFEDEYGQIGEKYIHVHHEIEISSIGEEYEIDPINDLKPVCPNCHAMLHKRKPAYSIDELKGIRSFCKTIVK; encoded by the coding sequence TTGAAATATCGTTTTACTATTGGGACAAATTATACTAGGAAAGATGTAAAAACAAAAGTAGGGCATCCAAATCCTGGGATTAACAGGGATGATTGGGCAACAGGATATACAACTTATAGAGATTGTTATTTTATTTTTGCGACTACGGAAACAGCGGGAAGAACAGGTCATGACTATCCAAATATTCTAACTAAGGATGAATTATATTGGTTTAGTAAAAACAATCATACATTAGATACCTTTTCAATTAAACAGATGATGAGTGGCAATCATGAAGTTTATATTTTCACAAGAGAAGATAGTTCTGATGTAAATTTCATTTTTAAAGGATTAGGTTATGTTAAAGATTTCGAAGATGGAAAACCTGCTCATATAGTTTGGGGCTTTATTGAAGATCTTGATGAAATTCCTGAGAAATATATAGCAAATAAACGTAAACAATTTATAGAAGGTGCAAAAAAGGAAAGTACAATTACTCGTTATGAAAGAAATTCTAAAGCAAGAAATGAATGTTTAGACCATTATGGATATGGCTGCCAAGTGTGTGAAATGAAATTCGAAGACGAATATGGTCAAATTGGAGAAAAATATATTCACGTTCATCATGAAATTGAGATTAGTTCCATTGGTGAAGAATATGAAATTGACCCTATTAACGATTTAAAACCAGTCTGTCCAAACTGTCATGCAATGTTGCACAAACGAAAGCCAGCCTACTCAATTGATGAATTGAAGGGAATTAGAAGTTTCTGTAAAACCATCGTTAAATAG
- a CDS encoding Parvovirus coat protein VP1-like protein → MKRQRKRGFCYPGYRYCGPGCTGPGKPTNPVDACCKLHDECYSRNGRTQYCDEMFYSCLFPNINNYTKTGRDAAMFTNIIKLRNKFF, encoded by the coding sequence ATGAAGAGACAAAGAAAACGGGGTTTTTGTTATCCTGGTTATAGATACTGCGGACCAGGGTGTACTGGACCTGGGAAACCGACTAATCCAGTAGATGCGTGTTGTAAGTTACATGACGAATGTTATTCCCGAAATGGGAGAACACAGTATTGTGATGAAATGTTTTACTCTTGTTTGTTCCCAAATATTAACAATTACACCAAAACTGGAAGAGATGCCGCAATGTTCACCAACATTATTAAACTACGAAATAAATTCTTTTAA
- a CDS encoding nucleoside-diphosphate sugar epimerase: MDLQSLTDKLQQQILQQKDVSIEKQMIFSIPVHTLEVIYHPVMRNAMDILMKMMLISFNKARLTNAELLADILLVEPLLIHDLTNKMLGLGMIKKEDAFSLTAKGEAQLASGIFEEELDETSYFVQFSPLHEGILEGDLEQFEELEQFPEVFPTIDSEEIEEMNEAILIQYIQQQLSEQPLAEGEVPSSISSVVSSSSVQINDVPVICFMAHNDAENQQFARVYNTLTGEWDAKLEALLFEFEKAK, encoded by the coding sequence ATGGATTTACAAAGCTTAACAGATAAATTGCAGCAGCAAATTTTGCAGCAAAAGGATGTATCGATAGAAAAGCAAATGATCTTTTCCATTCCAGTGCATACACTTGAAGTCATCTACCACCCTGTCATGCGTAATGCGATGGATATCTTGATGAAGATGATGCTGATTTCATTTAACAAAGCAAGGCTTACAAATGCCGAGCTTTTAGCGGATATTTTACTTGTAGAACCGCTATTAATTCATGATTTAACCAATAAAATGCTGGGCCTAGGTATGATTAAAAAAGAAGATGCTTTCTCACTAACTGCTAAAGGAGAGGCACAATTAGCGAGTGGTATTTTTGAAGAGGAACTTGATGAAACAAGCTATTTTGTACAATTCAGCCCCTTGCATGAAGGGATTTTAGAGGGGGATTTAGAGCAATTTGAAGAATTGGAACAGTTTCCAGAAGTATTTCCAACAATAGATTCCGAAGAAATTGAAGAAATGAATGAAGCTATACTGATACAATATATTCAACAACAATTATCAGAGCAGCCTTTAGCTGAAGGTGAAGTGCCATCATCGATTTCAAGTGTTGTGAGTTCATCATCTGTACAAATTAATGATGTGCCGGTCATTTGCTTTATGGCACATAATGATGCGGAAAATCAACAGTTTGCTCGTGTGTATAATACGCTAACGGGTGAGTGGGATGCAAAGCTAGAAGCATTATTGTTTGAGTTTGAAAAGGCAAAATAA
- a CDS encoding tyrosine-type recombinase/integrase, translating into MLLKFAFEDFIADRKYQNTSESNIASYRYMVKPFIDYCIDEGAINVEDVTRVHFKNYLIMAQQQNKKPHTINTIILRTKAFFNYCVEENYIEENIAKKVKTQKVDVKIDTFTDIQINQMLAYYRTQKKKQQSYSSYRNYVILLILLGTGIRRKELILLKWNDVSFTNQTMNVFGKSRKYETVFLTDKLTRELMAFKSFSNTVLKTKSDYIFVTNKEVPFTIHTIEYIFRDLKRKMNFGDSVRLSPHTFRHTYAQRLIMSGVNAFAVQKLMRHEHIQTTQRYVNLWGSHLKQENDKHNPLNNFDF; encoded by the coding sequence TTGTTGCTAAAATTTGCTTTTGAAGATTTTATTGCTGACAGAAAGTATCAGAATACGAGTGAATCAAATATAGCTAGTTATCGCTACATGGTAAAACCATTCATTGACTATTGTATAGATGAGGGTGCAATTAATGTTGAGGATGTGACGAGGGTTCATTTTAAAAATTACTTAATTATGGCACAGCAGCAAAATAAGAAACCTCATACGATCAACACGATTATTTTACGGACTAAGGCGTTTTTCAATTACTGTGTCGAAGAAAATTACATTGAAGAAAACATTGCTAAAAAGGTAAAAACACAAAAGGTTGACGTTAAAATCGATACTTTTACAGATATCCAAATCAATCAAATGTTAGCTTATTATAGGACTCAAAAAAAGAAGCAACAATCTTATTCCAGCTACAGAAATTATGTAATTTTATTAATTTTATTAGGGACAGGGATTAGAAGGAAAGAGTTAATTTTATTGAAGTGGAATGATGTTTCTTTTACTAACCAAACAATGAATGTCTTCGGTAAAAGTAGGAAATATGAAACAGTATTTTTAACGGATAAATTAACTAGAGAGTTAATGGCATTTAAAAGTTTCTCTAACACGGTTTTAAAGACAAAGAGCGACTATATTTTTGTAACAAACAAAGAAGTTCCTTTTACAATCCATACGATTGAGTACATTTTTAGAGACTTAAAAAGGAAGATGAACTTTGGGGACAGCGTGAGATTATCTCCGCATACATTTAGGCACACCTACGCACAGCGACTTATTATGTCCGGAGTTAATGCATTTGCAGTTCAAAAATTGATGCGCCATGAGCATATTCAAACAACCCAGCGCTACGTAAACCTCTGGGGAAGTCATTTAAAACAGGAAAATGATAAGCACAATCCATTGAACAATTTTGATTTTTAA